A stretch of the Drosophila sulfurigaster albostrigata strain 15112-1811.04 chromosome 2L, ASM2355843v2, whole genome shotgun sequence genome encodes the following:
- the LOC133835132 gene encoding protein kinase C-binding protein NELL1-like, with translation MLGLMMIGLALLLMLGETQTMTITNGHCQKNISVKYQVPVTKTKIIGNSSNPHAGEQLYIVYEERVRWDTVQICCPGYRTIIFGFCEPICQEPCPPHSYCLEPNKCRCMRGYEHSHHPNQQHQLICRPICHGGCPEHSHCIAHNECECRPGFKDVSSWFSLSLSCERIQCGLEQRYDIHRHACVKIEMSMEELMQRVAERLEKGLPAEAEAESDTEQPLE, from the coding sequence ATGCTGGGACTAATGATGATTGGCctggcgctgctgctgatgctgggAGAGACACAGACCATGACCATTACCAATGGTCATTGCCAGAAGAACATCAGCGTCAAGTACCAAGTGCCAGTGACGAAAACTAAGATCATCGGTAACTCTAGCAATCCCCATGCAGGAGAGCAGCTGTATATTGTGTATGAGGAGCGTGTGCGTTGGGACACTGTGCAAATCTGTTGTCCAGGCTATCGCACTATTATCTTTGGCTTCTGCGAACCCATTTGCCAGGAGCCATGTCCGCCGCACAGCTATTGCCTGGAGCCCAACAAATGTCGCTGCATGCGAGGCTACGAGCACTCGCATCATCCCAACCAACAGCATCAACTCATTTGCCGTCCCATCTGCCATGGCGGCTGCCCGGAGCACAGTCATTGTATTGCCCACAACGAGTGCGAGTGTCGTCCCGGCTTCAAGGATGTCAGCAGCTGgttcagcctcagcctcagctgtGAGCGCATCCAATGTGGTCTCGAGCAGCGCTACGACATCCATCGACATGCCTGCGTCAAGATCGAGATGAGCATGGAGGAGCTAATGCAGCGAGTGGCCGAGCGTCTGGAGAAGGGCCTTCCagctgaagcagaagctgaaaGTGACACCGAGCAGCCTTTGGAGTAG